A region from the Tsuneonella mangrovi genome encodes:
- a CDS encoding RrF2 family transcriptional regulator: protein MRLSNLADYAVVTMTAAARHCGGGRVSAGKLASETGLPAPTVAKLVSRLTAAGLLRSVRGAHGGLQLARPAAAITLADIVEAVEGPIALAACVEGDDCAIDHDCSVRPHWPVVGAALRGALAGIPLTQLATMQEPA, encoded by the coding sequence ATGCGCCTGTCCAACCTTGCAGATTATGCCGTTGTCACAATGACCGCCGCCGCCCGCCATTGCGGTGGCGGGCGCGTATCGGCAGGCAAACTCGCATCCGAGACCGGCTTGCCCGCGCCGACCGTTGCCAAACTGGTCAGTCGCTTGACTGCTGCCGGGCTGCTGCGCTCGGTTCGCGGGGCGCACGGCGGGCTGCAACTTGCACGCCCCGCAGCGGCCATCACTCTGGCAGACATCGTCGAGGCAGTCGAAGGCCCGATCGCGCTCGCCGCGTGCGTCGAAGGCGATGATTGCGCGATCGATCACGATTGCAGCGTGCGCCCGCACTGGCCGGTGGTCGGCGCGGCGCTGCGCGGCGCACTGGCCGGCATCCCCCTGACGCAGCTTGCCACCATGCAGGAACCCGCATGA